A portion of the Acidisarcina polymorpha genome contains these proteins:
- a CDS encoding zf-HC2 domain-containing protein, which translates to MNIDHHDTFQRMIDESLAGVLSAEKEQSLREHLSTCVTCREYLSDSNRVIAGLSGFFFEVNPTLNARVLAALRLQAEEHRGILARHTGTMRQHSVPFKNWAAFAVALSMSFVGSGLVYQMAERLAVTMHFVSAQVQAGVLVFWLLPSLCAALCLLAAPSENRGIA; encoded by the coding sequence ATGAACATTGACCACCACGACACTTTCCAACGCATGATCGACGAGAGTCTGGCGGGCGTCCTCTCAGCGGAGAAGGAACAATCTCTTCGCGAGCATCTCTCCACTTGCGTTACCTGCAGGGAGTATCTCAGCGACAGCAACCGGGTTATCGCGGGCCTCAGCGGTTTTTTCTTCGAGGTAAATCCAACCCTCAATGCCAGGGTTCTCGCAGCCCTCAGGCTGCAGGCGGAAGAGCACCGTGGGATTCTGGCACGTCACACCGGGACAATGCGACAGCACAGCGTGCCATTCAAGAACTGGGCTGCATTTGCTGTAGCACTCTCGATGTCATTTGTCGGATCGGGACTCGTGTACCAGATGGCCGAGCGCCTGGCGGTGACAATGCATTTTGTCTCTGCTCAAGTCCAGGCAGGCGTGCTCGTCTTTTGGCTACTGCCATCTCTTTGCGCGGCCTTATGTCTGCTCGCGGCGCCTAGTGAGAATCGAGGTATTGCATGA
- a CDS encoding DUF6632 domain-containing protein, which produces MKRERALQVVLVLVGLLYCFWGYLLFDNLWHAKWLSGHSDVMPMFLSLNTTLGVCLLLAVKQPAKHRLMIAYGAWSSLAHAFTMTIMSAQAVAHGMHRQDSPQDIVMFVVIGGTLLTLLPAKQASPAGAPISEPRFAER; this is translated from the coding sequence ATGAAACGTGAACGCGCCTTACAGGTAGTGTTGGTGTTGGTGGGCTTGCTTTATTGCTTTTGGGGCTATCTCCTGTTCGACAACCTGTGGCACGCTAAGTGGCTTAGCGGGCATAGTGACGTCATGCCAATGTTCCTGAGCCTTAACACGACGCTTGGGGTCTGTCTGTTGTTGGCCGTCAAGCAGCCGGCCAAGCATCGCTTGATGATCGCCTATGGGGCGTGGTCAAGCCTTGCCCATGCGTTCACGATGACAATCATGTCGGCGCAAGCCGTGGCGCACGGGATGCACAGGCAGGATAGTCCCCAGGACATTGTGATGTTTGTCGTGATTGGAGGCACACTGCTTACGCTCCTCCCGGCAAAACAAGCATCGCCGGCCGGCGCGCCTATCAGTGAGCCGCGCTTTGCCGAACGCTAG
- a CDS encoding PLDc N-terminal domain-containing protein, producing MTQQSAVLLIAFFAGILVAAVLLGTATRKILPRSAMGIAALAIPIWVLYFASGKGRSLLATKGFLSAMPEALWFGLTFGVFTAAFFLALGYIYGDAKRRRKPAWAWVIAAFLIPNFIGFILYFLFRGPLLVPCRSCDKPIREGEAFCSHCGYSQSS from the coding sequence ATGACACAGCAATCGGCGGTGCTTTTGATAGCGTTTTTTGCCGGAATTTTAGTTGCGGCTGTCTTATTGGGAACGGCAACGCGGAAGATTCTACCCCGATCTGCAATGGGCATCGCGGCACTGGCGATCCCGATTTGGGTGCTCTATTTTGCTTCTGGCAAGGGCCGTTCACTACTTGCCACCAAGGGATTTCTTAGTGCGATGCCGGAAGCGCTTTGGTTTGGCTTGACGTTTGGCGTCTTCACCGCGGCTTTTTTCCTTGCCCTCGGATATATCTACGGGGACGCAAAAAGGCGTCGAAAGCCTGCCTGGGCCTGGGTTATTGCCGCTTTCCTCATACCCAATTTCATTGGCTTCATCCTTTATTTTCTGTTCCGAGGGCCTCTCCTTGTGCCTTGCAGATCCTGTGACAAACCTATTCGCGAGGGAGAAGCATTCTGCAGCCACTGCGGATACTCGCAGAGTTCTTAG
- a CDS encoding IS481 family transposase, which produces MPWKESCILDQRLQFLSSYQKEEMSVADLCRAYGISRPTAYRWINRYNETGPEGLVDRSRRPHTCSHATLEPMENAILVLRAKHPSWGARKLKARLEMLQPELVWPAASTFGNILSRAGLTSPQKKRKRITPCSEPFSMVTGPNQLWCMDFKGYFVTGDGKRCDPFTITDAYSRYLIRCQIVSRIDLSQVRAICEAAMREYGMPARIRTDNGAPFAGTGLMGLSKLALGWMKLGIVHERIQAGRPQQNGRHERMHRTLKEDTTKPPASSLRAQQSRFDNFRYVFNNERPHEGLKNAVPASLYHPSSVRLPRKLPEFTYPKGLLLRKVNNSGDISWHKTRIFISEVFRFEELALELTTPGFYRVYFRDLEVGELNAEELRFRAARRVV; this is translated from the coding sequence ATGCCCTGGAAAGAGAGTTGTATCTTGGATCAACGTTTGCAGTTTTTATCGAGTTATCAGAAGGAAGAGATGTCAGTGGCGGACCTGTGTCGCGCGTATGGGATCTCACGTCCAACGGCCTACCGCTGGATCAACCGGTACAACGAGACGGGACCAGAAGGACTCGTGGATCGCAGTCGCCGGCCGCATACCTGCTCGCACGCAACCCTTGAGCCGATGGAGAACGCTATTCTCGTCCTTCGTGCCAAGCATCCGTCTTGGGGCGCACGCAAGCTCAAGGCAAGGCTGGAAATGTTACAGCCAGAACTGGTATGGCCTGCAGCCAGCACATTCGGGAACATCCTGAGCCGCGCCGGCTTAACAAGTCCACAGAAGAAAAGAAAACGCATCACGCCTTGCTCAGAGCCGTTCTCAATGGTGACGGGACCAAATCAGTTGTGGTGTATGGATTTCAAAGGCTACTTCGTGACGGGCGACGGCAAGCGATGCGATCCGTTTACGATAACCGATGCGTATAGCCGTTATTTGATTCGTTGCCAGATCGTCTCGCGCATTGACCTTAGCCAGGTTCGAGCAATCTGTGAAGCGGCTATGCGGGAGTACGGAATGCCCGCTCGAATCAGGACGGACAACGGCGCGCCGTTTGCGGGCACGGGGCTCATGGGACTTTCGAAGCTCGCGCTCGGCTGGATGAAGCTTGGGATTGTTCACGAACGGATTCAAGCAGGCCGACCGCAACAGAACGGTCGCCACGAGCGCATGCATCGCACGCTGAAGGAGGACACGACAAAACCGCCTGCGTCATCTCTTCGCGCACAGCAGAGCCGCTTCGATAATTTTCGCTACGTCTTCAATAACGAGCGCCCACATGAGGGCTTGAAGAACGCAGTTCCGGCCAGTCTCTATCACCCCAGTTCTGTCCGACTGCCGCGCAAATTGCCGGAGTTCACCTACCCCAAAGGGCTTCTTCTGCGCAAAGTGAATAACAGTGGCGACATCAGCTGGCACAAGACCAGAATCTTCATCAGCGAAGTATTCCGCTTCGAAGAGCTCGCTCTTGAGCTAACCACGCCCGGGTTCTACAGGGTTTACTTTCGAGATCTCGAGGTCGGAGAGCTAAATGCGGAAGAGCTTCGTTTCAGAGCTGCACGAAGAGTCGTTTGA
- a CDS encoding RNA polymerase sigma factor, whose amino-acid sequence MESETQRIALGLRQGDVVVLEALVQQYQYRLVRYLVSLLGRRDGIDDFVQETWLRVLERGGSYDGQSRFEPWLFRVARNIALDAMRKRPMFSLDSNEGDGVRSSPASGEPSPYTLAARTQDAERLANSLQTLDPVYREALVLRFQEDLSLQEISVIVGAPVSTVASRIYRGLATLRPQFEGETA is encoded by the coding sequence ATGGAAAGCGAAACGCAACGAATCGCGCTTGGGTTGCGCCAGGGAGATGTCGTCGTCCTTGAGGCTCTCGTCCAGCAATACCAATACCGGCTTGTGCGTTATCTCGTCTCCCTGTTGGGCAGACGCGATGGAATTGACGATTTCGTGCAGGAGACGTGGCTCCGAGTCTTGGAGCGGGGTGGGTCGTACGACGGGCAATCCCGCTTTGAGCCCTGGCTCTTCAGGGTGGCACGCAATATTGCACTCGATGCCATGCGTAAGCGACCGATGTTCAGTCTCGACTCAAATGAGGGGGATGGTGTTCGCTCATCGCCTGCTTCCGGTGAGCCTTCGCCATACACGCTTGCGGCGCGGACACAAGATGCCGAGCGGCTTGCCAACTCGCTGCAAACTCTGGACCCCGTCTATCGCGAAGCCCTCGTACTCCGCTTTCAAGAAGATTTATCTCTACAGGAGATATCCGTGATCGTGGGAGCGCCGGTCTCTACCGTAGCTTCCAGAATTTATCGAGGACTGGCAACGCTGCGGCCGCAGTTCGAGGGAGAAACAGCATGA